DNA sequence from the Planctomicrobium piriforme genome:
CTTTCCAGGCCCGTTTCACCTGCCCCAGGCCCATGACTCCCTCGGGGATCGGCGGATAAACCGGAGGGCCGCCCATCTTTTCCGAGAGCAGGCCGCAGGCGGTGAGTGCGGAGTCACGGACGATCTCCGCGTCGAGCCGCAGCCGCTGTTGCCGACCCAATAAGTAATTGTGAGGGTCTTTCTCCTTGAGTTCCGGGCGGACTGTTGATGACTGCCGATAAGTTTGCGATGTGACAATCAGCCGGTGCATCTCCTTCAGGCTCCAGTCGCGCGCGATGAACTCACGCGCCAGCCAGTCGAGCAATTCGGGATGCGAAGGCAACGAACCCTGCGAGCCGAAATCATTTTCGGTCTCCACGATCCCCCGTCCAAAATACTGCTGCCAGACCCGATTCATGATGACGCGGGCTGTTAATGGGTTGTCGGGACTGACGATCCACCGCGCGAGATCGAGACGATTGTTGCGGCCCGTTTCGCTTTGATAGGCATGCAGCACGGCTGGCGTGCCGGGACTGACTTCGTCGGCCGGCCGCGTGAAGTCCCCTTTGATGTAGACGGTGGTCTTCCGCGGCTCGGCACGTTCCTTGAGAACCATCGTCGTGACGCCGGTCTTCAATTCAGCCGCCGCCGCTTTATGCGGTTCGTACAGAGCCCGATACATCTGGTCGGCAGCGCCGGGACCGGCCGCAAAGACAGCCGCGTTTTCAGTGACGGTTCGCTTTTCGTAAGGCTTCGCCAGGATCGCCTTGAGCCCTTTGTGATTCTTGGTGAGCGAGGGTTCCTTCAGCTCGGATTCCCACAGCAATTGTGATGGCTTCTGCTGTTCGAGGTACGCCGCCAGACTCGATTCCAGTCGTTCGAGTTCTGCCTGCAGTCGTGCGACATCGAAGCTGGGGTCGCTGACCTTCAGCGTCGGCTCCTCCTGGTTATTCAGAAACGCGAACAGCCGGTAATACTCTTTCTGCTCGATCGGATCGAACTTGTGGTCGTGGCACTGGGCACAGCCGATGGTCAGTCCCAGCCAGACCGTGCCTGTCGTTGCCACTCGATCGAAGATGCTGTCGATGCGAAACTGCTCTTCGTCGATCCCCCCTTCCTGATTGATCGCGGTGTTGCGGTGAAACCCGGTGGCGACCTTCTGGTCTTCGGTGGCGTTCGGCAACAGGTCGCCGGCCAGTTGCTCGATGGTGAACTCATCGAACGGCAGGTCGGCATTGAATGCATTCACCACCCAATCCCGATACTTCCAGATCGAACGGGGAGCGTCGATCGAATAGCCGTTGCTGTCGGCATAGCGTGCCTGATCGAGCCACCATCTCCCCCAGCGTTCGCCGTAATGCGGACTCTCCAGCAGTCTGTCAACCAGGTCGGCATAGGCGGCCTCGGGATCTTCCGCAACGGCAGCCGTGAAAGCGTCAATCTCCTCTGGGGTGGGG
Encoded proteins:
- a CDS encoding PSD1 and planctomycete cytochrome C domain-containing protein — translated: MSRSTFLVFWLACVSSLHGAEAISFNRQIRPILSENCFACHGFDPKHREAGLRLDTFADATAVRDGVQAIVPGKAAASELWTRIVSTDPDVVMPPPTAHKAPLTEAQRALIKGWIDQGAPYETHWAFIPPKPPEIQATGSAAIDYFIGQELKKVGLTMSGQAGPEKLIRRVSLDLIGLPPTPEEIDAFTAAVAEDPEAAYADLVDRLLESPHYGERWGRWWLDQARYADSNGYSIDAPRSIWKYRDWVVNAFNADLPFDEFTIEQLAGDLLPNATEDQKVATGFHRNTAINQEGGIDEEQFRIDSIFDRVATTGTVWLGLTIGCAQCHDHKFDPIEQKEYYRLFAFLNNQEEPTLKVSDPSFDVARLQAELERLESSLAAYLEQQKPSQLLWESELKEPSLTKNHKGLKAILAKPYEKRTVTENAAVFAAGPGAADQMYRALYEPHKAAAAELKTGVTTMVLKERAEPRKTTVYIKGDFTRPADEVSPGTPAVLHAYQSETGRNNRLDLARWIVSPDNPLTARVIMNRVWQQYFGRGIVETENDFGSQGSLPSHPELLDWLAREFIARDWSLKEMHRLIVTSQTYRQSSTVRPELKEKDPHNYLLGRQQRLRLDAEIVRDSALTACGLLSEKMGGPPVYPPIPEGVMGLGQVKRAWKASEGPDRYRRGLYTFVYRATPPPSLTVFDAPDGQSTCTRRIRSNTPLQALTLLNDIACFEFATALQQVIEKQGLEQAFRRCTSRHPTTDELKLLGSLDTLSAARVLLNLDETVTRD